A stretch of Candidatus Hydrogenedentota bacterium DNA encodes these proteins:
- a CDS encoding YggT family protein: MIHRIISWVCDVYLLGLIALAVASWAQHPVAYAIRRGIDPFYEPFLKPIRDRLRAFQAGNAQIDFSPLVLFIAVIVLREIVLGIL; the protein is encoded by the coding sequence ATGATTCACCGTATTATTTCCTGGGTATGTGACGTATATCTCCTGGGGCTCATCGCGTTGGCGGTGGCCTCCTGGGCGCAGCACCCGGTTGCCTACGCCATCCGCCGCGGTATCGACCCCTTCTACGAGCCCTTCTTGAAGCCTATCCGCGACCGCTTGCGCGCCTTTCAGGCGGGAAACGCGCAAATCGACTTCTCGCCCCTCGTCCTGTTCATTGCCGTCATCGTCCTTCGTGAAATCGTGCTCGGCATTCTCTAA
- a CDS encoding radical SAM protein produces the protein MNPREVLLVNPNFMTPPVAPLGLEYTADALERAGFAPVLRDLTFAEDWRKELGDALEASAYGAALVSVRNIDDAFFASRDFVLARTREVVAWIKARSGTPVILGGVGFSTAPCEVLVFTGADYGIIGDGEEGAPVLLRALSSGGEVASVPGIVSCDSRGKARASGFAQADLGALGAPRRGFVDNRRYFREGGQAGIETKRGCGMSCAYCVEPHAKGRALRLRRPEHVVEEVKDLLEQGIDVFHLCDSEFNLPRGHALAVCEALHASGVHHRIRWYTYAYPAPFDGELARVMAQAGCVGINFGVDHLDAQMLRRLGRHYTADDVRRTLEACRNAGITVMCDMLFGAPGETRETLARAIALMQGMAPERVGLSCGVRVYPRTPLARMVREMGPLRDNPHLHGETEENEDFLRPVFYVDGGIGLEIHDYVDTLVSGDTRFLHANPNRREANYNYNDNAVLVEAIRAGERGAYWDILRRISR, from the coding sequence GTGAATCCAAGAGAAGTGTTACTGGTGAATCCGAATTTCATGACGCCGCCGGTGGCGCCGCTCGGGCTCGAGTACACGGCGGACGCGTTGGAACGCGCGGGGTTCGCGCCCGTCCTTCGCGACCTGACGTTTGCGGAGGACTGGCGCAAAGAACTGGGGGACGCGCTTGAAGCGTCCGCGTACGGCGCGGCGCTGGTTTCCGTGCGGAACATCGATGACGCCTTCTTCGCAAGCCGGGACTTCGTCCTCGCCCGGACGCGGGAGGTCGTGGCGTGGATCAAGGCCCGCAGCGGTACGCCCGTGATTCTGGGGGGCGTGGGTTTTTCGACGGCGCCTTGCGAAGTGCTTGTATTCACGGGCGCGGACTACGGAATTATCGGCGACGGCGAGGAGGGTGCGCCCGTGCTGTTGCGCGCGCTGAGCAGTGGGGGGGAAGTGGCGTCCGTACCAGGCATCGTGTCATGCGATAGCCGGGGCAAGGCGCGCGCTTCCGGTTTTGCGCAGGCGGACCTGGGGGCGCTGGGCGCGCCGCGCAGAGGATTCGTAGACAACCGGCGCTATTTTCGGGAAGGCGGCCAGGCGGGCATCGAGACCAAGCGCGGCTGCGGGATGTCGTGCGCGTACTGTGTGGAACCGCATGCAAAAGGCCGCGCGCTGCGCCTGCGCAGGCCCGAGCATGTAGTGGAAGAGGTCAAGGACTTGCTGGAGCAGGGGATTGACGTATTCCACCTTTGCGACAGCGAATTCAACCTGCCGCGCGGGCACGCGCTGGCGGTGTGCGAGGCGCTGCACGCGAGCGGGGTACACCACCGCATTCGCTGGTATACCTACGCCTATCCCGCGCCGTTCGACGGCGAACTGGCGCGGGTCATGGCGCAAGCGGGCTGTGTTGGCATCAATTTCGGCGTGGACCACCTGGATGCGCAGATGTTGCGGCGGCTTGGAAGACACTACACGGCGGACGACGTGCGGCGGACGCTCGAGGCCTGCCGCAATGCGGGCATTACGGTCATGTGCGACATGCTGTTCGGCGCGCCTGGCGAGACGCGCGAAACGCTCGCTCGCGCGATCGCGCTCATGCAGGGCATGGCGCCGGAACGAGTGGGCTTGTCCTGCGGTGTGCGGGTGTATCCGCGCACGCCCCTGGCGCGCATGGTGCGCGAGATGGGACCGCTGCGCGACAATCCGCACCTGCATGGCGAAACGGAGGAGAATGAGGATTTCTTGCGCCCGGTCTTTTACGTCGACGGCGGCATCGGGCTTGAGATTCATGACTATGTGGACACGCTCGTCTCGGGCGACACGCGGTTCTTGCACGCGAACCCGAACCGCAGGGAAGCGAACTACAATTACAACGACAACGCGGTGCTCGTGGAAGCGATACGGGCGGGGGAACGGGGCGCATATTGGGACATCCTGCGGCGCATCAGCCGTTAA
- a CDS encoding carbonic anhydrase, with the protein MTTPGPKPDAAGALQTLGEGNRRFAAGQTAHPRGDAARRALAAASQQSDYAYATVLSCSDSRVPVEWVFDAGIMDLFVVRVAGNVCNTDEIGCIEYGLAHVRTPVLVVMGHTQCGAVTAVTRALQGHGHPLERNIPPLVKSIEPAVRRALEQGAAEDDAALLRLAVEENIWQAIENLFLASPRTRELARAGQARVVGAVYELETGLVQWLDERRVRSLLEAAECSPARARDPFARD; encoded by the coding sequence ATGACGACACCAGGCCCGAAGCCGGATGCAGCCGGGGCGCTGCAAACGCTGGGGGAAGGGAATCGCCGCTTCGCGGCGGGTCAAACGGCGCATCCGCGCGGCGACGCGGCCCGCCGCGCGCTCGCGGCGGCGTCGCAGCAGTCTGACTACGCCTACGCGACGGTGCTGAGTTGCAGCGATTCGCGCGTACCGGTGGAATGGGTCTTCGACGCGGGGATTATGGACCTGTTCGTGGTGCGCGTCGCGGGCAACGTGTGCAATACGGACGAGATCGGTTGCATCGAGTACGGCCTCGCGCACGTCAGGACGCCTGTGCTCGTGGTGATGGGGCACACGCAATGCGGCGCCGTTACCGCGGTCACACGCGCGCTCCAGGGACATGGGCATCCGCTGGAACGCAATATCCCGCCGCTCGTGAAGAGCATCGAACCGGCCGTGCGGCGTGCCTTGGAACAGGGCGCGGCGGAAGACGACGCGGCGCTGTTGCGCCTGGCGGTCGAAGAGAACATCTGGCAGGCTATCGAGAACCTGTTTTTGGCCAGCCCGCGCACGCGCGAACTTGCACGCGCGGGACAGGCGCGTGTCGTGGGCGCGGTCTACGAACTCGAGACCGGGCTGGTGCAGTGGCTGGATGAACGGCGCGTGCGCAGCCTGCTCGAGGCCGCTGAATGCAGCCCGGCGCGGGCCCGGGACCCGTTCGCGCGGGATTGA
- a CDS encoding DUF1080 domain-containing protein, translating into MLISSITSIRGRGHRCLVRLVLALAAMQTVTAAEPVPSALETDAAGWLDIMPSADLKGWSRVPVPPGGELGRQQWHVEESGTILVCDGDGGHDMLLCDREFGDAIFHVEFRYIKVEGTAGYNSGAYVRNSKDGAIWHQAQIGDASGGYLFGETPNPDGTPRFFTTAEEVTEGRVKHAGEWNTLEITARGNVLTLWVNGAVTCEVKDCAAPSGLVGVEGEGFRIEFRNLKVKELR; encoded by the coding sequence ATGCTTATTTCAAGTATCACTTCAATCCGGGGCCGCGGTCACCGCTGTCTTGTGCGCCTCGTGCTGGCCCTCGCGGCGATGCAAACCGTGACTGCCGCCGAACCTGTGCCGAGTGCGCTGGAGACGGATGCCGCAGGCTGGCTCGACATCATGCCGTCCGCGGATTTGAAAGGCTGGTCGCGCGTGCCGGTTCCGCCCGGCGGCGAACTCGGCAGGCAGCAATGGCACGTCGAGGAATCCGGCACAATACTGGTCTGTGACGGCGACGGCGGGCATGACATGCTGCTGTGCGACCGCGAATTCGGCGACGCCATATTTCACGTTGAGTTCCGTTATATCAAGGTAGAGGGAACCGCCGGATACAACAGCGGCGCATATGTGCGCAATTCGAAAGACGGGGCGATTTGGCATCAGGCTCAGATCGGCGATGCCAGCGGCGGCTATCTCTTCGGCGAAACGCCCAACCCGGACGGGACACCGCGGTTCTTCACCACCGCGGAGGAGGTGACGGAGGGACGCGTGAAGCACGCGGGCGAATGGAATACGCTCGAGATTACCGCGCGCGGCAACGTATTGACCCTGTGGGTCAACGGAGCCGTCACCTGCGAAGTGAAGGACTGCGCCGCGCCGTCGGGTCTTGTGGGAGTCGAGGGTGAGGGATTCCGGATCGAATTCCGCAATCTGAAGGTAAAAGAACTGCGGTAG
- a CDS encoding adenylate kinase — MHMVLLGAPGVGKGTQAEYLTKKYGCCQLSTGDVFRAAKNTSPEAMTETMRQAVERMKQGKLVSDETVVQIVRERFDCLTCDYGFLLDGFPRTVDQAKALEEMLRELNVQLDGVLNYTLDIDEVVKRLSGRRTCKACKATAHVIFNPPKTGGVCDKCGGELYQRDDDQPDAIRVRLQAYEDSTAPLAAHYDNQGLLINISAEGPPAEVFARTEQIVDERFF, encoded by the coding sequence CTGCACATGGTCCTGCTCGGCGCGCCCGGCGTGGGCAAGGGCACCCAAGCGGAATACCTCACCAAGAAATATGGCTGTTGTCAGCTGTCCACCGGCGACGTGTTCCGCGCGGCAAAGAACACGAGCCCCGAAGCCATGACTGAAACGATGCGCCAGGCCGTGGAGCGCATGAAGCAGGGCAAGCTCGTTTCCGACGAGACGGTAGTCCAGATTGTCCGCGAGCGCTTTGACTGCCTCACCTGCGACTATGGCTTCCTGCTGGACGGATTCCCGCGCACCGTGGACCAGGCCAAGGCGCTCGAAGAGATGCTGCGCGAACTGAACGTACAACTCGACGGCGTGCTCAACTATACGCTCGATATCGACGAAGTGGTGAAGCGCCTGAGCGGGCGCCGCACCTGCAAGGCGTGCAAGGCCACTGCGCACGTTATTTTCAACCCGCCGAAAACCGGGGGCGTCTGCGACAAGTGCGGCGGCGAATTGTACCAGCGCGACGACGACCAGCCGGACGCGATTCGCGTGCGTCTCCAGGCCTACGAAGACAGCACCGCGCCGCTTGCGGCCCACTACGACAATCAGGGCCTGCTGATTAATATCTCCGCCGAAGGTCCGCCCGCGGAAGTATTCGCGCGCACCGAACAGATAGTCGATGAGCGCTTCTTCTAA